The genomic interval tACTATTGTTGGTGTTTTCTTAGAAATTGaagtaattttgaatttttaaatctcTACcacaaaaacaaatattatgagGACAATTGTATTGGGTGGTAATTTTAGTTTAGGGATCTGAGTTTATCAcacatttttttccattttcagaTGTGGCAACTTTTCATCTTCACAGATTCGTTCTTAGCCTTCTCTCTCATTCTCAAGTTccatcttcttctctctctcacGTGCCATCTCCAAGTTGTCTGGCCAATCACAGCTACCTGCTTTGTTGTACCTCTACTTGTCTGTCAATTGCCAACCACCTCACTCGTtgatttccattttcattgcaTTAAGCTCCCTTTGTGAGCTCTAGTAAGGAGAGGTTGAACCAAACGATTGTGGGCAAAGGTGGCGACTGTGAGGAGGTGGTGAAGCTAATCGGCGGTGGCACAGAGTTGGTAGGGGAAAATGTCGTCACATGCGTattgctctctctctcttctctcttcctTTCTCTCCTCTTTGTGTGGCAGCCCTTCCCTTTCCAACATAAAGTAGCTATAGTTAAAGAAGATctatttaattacaaaattgctACAAGTCTTTATTTACATAAATGTCcttcaatttaaaacacttaaaATAACTAATGATTTTCAATTGTGTATCAACACTATATTAAGtatatcaagtgtatatcagtagtgtatcaagtgtatcagaTGTATATACTAGTAGTTTAATGTATCAATggtatcaagtgtatatcaatagtatatcaattgtgtatcaagtgtatatcagATGCATCAGGTGTATCCAAACTGTTTTGACGTTTCATGGGTTGAGCTTGTTTTTTGGTATTTTTGCAAAAGTAATAAGTCTGGATTATCGAACcaatttttaaacttaatttgtCAAATCTGCAAGAAGGCCATATAATGATTCCTAATTTTTAAtgattgaaaattttccttGAAATACCAGATACGTAAATTTCATTTCCCATATTCATTAACGTAATTATTATCTCACACAGTAAaatatttttccattatctttTTCCACacctttattattatatatttaagacatcaataagaaaaatcaatatattataatataatgtcaTCCCTTTACATcttgaattattaattatactaaacaaaaaaataaaaatttcattttaaatacgTAAAACTTTATTGTGATGTTTTGTTTATTCATGTTGTACACCACAAGTTCTTACAAACCCTATGAAATAGAAAAGCAAAATTAAGTAGTAAAAATTTCAGATAAATTCTAGTGCttataaaaaaactaataattgttGGGTTAAGGGTAGACCTCAATAAGGGACCTTAAACCCAACTTAGAAATGATCTTGTAATCACTAAAACCTGCTTTCATAAATAGATTCTTCCATTCTCTCTCAGTTCTTTCCTTCCCATTTAGATTGAccatcatcaaaacatcaaagAAAAGTTGAGTTTCAGTTGACTCTCTGTCTTCTGTTTTGTTTTCCATTACCATGTCTATGATGACCAATTTTCCACCTCTCTCTCTGCTTGGAATTGCATCTTTACACTTCTTCAATATCTTAATGCTTTGTTCATCATTCCAATTGTGTAAAACCCACTGATTATCAAAATCCGATCAAACTTTTAATGTTGGAACATATGTAATTTCTCAATCATATATAAGAATATTATCGAGATAGCACCTTATAAATCACCAGTAAACTTAAAAACTTGATGGATAGAGTAAACTAGAAATACTACAACATTTGATattcttgtttaaaaaaaaatagagctTATTTTAGAAAACGtcccattttttgttttctttatttttaaattttcttttcgaGCTGGAACTATGAAAACAAGAGATATACTTTTATGTATAACACCTGCATATCGTACAACAAaagtttttctttattcttaaaaaataattatgaaaattatcGTCCCTGTGTGTCAAACCACAAAAATTCCTTTATTCGGAGCCGATAACTTTTATGTACGAGATAGGATGAATCCCTCAaaaacttttatgaaaatatttgtAAAGACACCCAACGATGgtcaatactaaaaaaaataacatcgTAAAAGTTagaatagaaaactaaaaatttaaacttatGATGGTCAATACTTTAAGAAGCAGATATATATGTACCTTGAGCAAAACTGCATTTGCTGGGGGAATATTTTCTTCAAACATATCTCCGCCAACAAACCTCAAGTTAGTTTGAGTTTGTAGTAGTTGGTTAGAGATCACATGTGGGAGATCAAATACAGTGCAAGTAATATGTGGGAATGCCTCTACAATGGCTTTTCCCATAACACCTACACCACCACCAACATCAACCAATGAGTTCAACCCTTCAAACACTTCACCACACTCCTCCTTCACTATTTTACCAATGATTTCAGAATCACAAACCATTGTGTGTTGAAACAAATTAGCAAAACTTGGTTCTTGAGCAGCATAGTTCCATATGAACTTCCCATTTGCCATTTCAAAGGCATTAGAGTAATGTTGGCCATTATTATTTGAGCTACAAAACCAACTACTCAAACATTGCCATGAAGCTATTGAAGCTTTATCCAAACAAAGAAACAAGAAGGGTATGGCTTGGAATGTGGTGCTACGGCTGTGACGAAGGAGAAGGCGAGAGGATGGGGTGAGACTATACTTCAAATCTTCAGCTTCCTCATTCTCATGATCATGAGTTTGAGTAGTGAAGAAGCCAGAATGAACAAGAAGGCGCATAAGGCGGCCAAGACATTGAGCTTTGGTGGGTTCAATATGGAGTGCTGCAACTAAACTTGAGAGGCTCATGGGTTGGCCATGGCTATGGATAATATCTGGGATTCCTAATTCAACAGCACATTTTAGAGACATAGAATTGATAAATTTCAAACTATGGCTCCAAATATGAGCTTGAGATTGAAGCAACTCATTCAGATTCTCTCCCATAGCTAGATTTTGTAAACTATGTGTGTAGTTTCAATATAATCCTCATGAGGACAAAGGCAACCTCCATTATATAATTTTCACTCACCATATTCCCTAATTttgatttcataattttttttttaatatttatgaatttcaaaaaataatttatagaaATACCATAGCATGCACTCTCTACCTTCCactcatattttaatttaaggtTTTACATAATTCTttgggtaattattttaattgataaaattattgaaagtaTTTTTAAGTATAGCGAAATGTAATTGTCTATCAAATGATAGACTATGATAGATATCTAAACACTAATAGATGCGTCTATCGTGATCTATCTCTGATTGACAATAACATTgtactatatttataaagaagttggtttatttttctCGACCTAAAAATAATCCTAATTcttaaatacaaattttatgATAAGCAACTAATTGAGGTAGActttttcaataaaactttaatTGAGAGTAACTTTAAAGAAGCACGTTTGGTGGACTTTAAAGGGGAATATAAATGCAagtattgaaaattttatccaTTTGTCCGATCCATCATATCTTGTGTGCACGCGGCCAAACAATCTGGAGCCCTCTAGAGCTCCCATCTATCTCTTATATCATAAATGAGACTACGACTtcttaataagaaaaataagttttaatttatattttcccCGActtatcatttaatttttgtaaaaaatttaaatttatatcatccacatttcttataatgactTGCATCTTTATTAAGTAAAATGGTTTAacttttagtcaaattccaaagaCAAacacaactttttgaaaactactttttttagtggctcgatttttaaaccattgataaaaaggtagataataaagaaagaaatttgaggATGGAAGTAGCGTcgataagcttaatttttaaaatcataaataaaaaaacaaaatggttaccaaataaaGCCTACATTTTTTAAATCCAGTTTTGTTTATTCATAACgtggatgtttttttttttttttgttaaactaCATGACGAGTCTCTAaaagttattgtatttattagaatttttaatagtaaaaaaCTGTATACTAaaagattttaaattttcaacctTGTAATGTTTAACCAACTAGTTTTGAGAACAAACTAAAGGCGAATCATTttgtacatatatatttattgatttCCATTAGATActaaaatgtgttatttacttCTCTCCCAATCTCTCTCTAAACTTTGTTATTAGCATATCTTTAATAAGAGTCACTTTTAGTATATACATATTTGTCATTGATAACATTACCATTTACCCTATTGATTAGTTGACCGACATAAAAATGTTGACCGACATAAAAAATGCGTCCATGTGAGAGTTAACCTGgttttcaaaaataagtttCTCAACTTTGCAAATGTTAACATTATCTCTTTCCATGTTTTGTTATTCTTTCTTTCACACCCTATTTTTCTTCTACCTCTCACTTCTTAAGttgaaattaaagaagaaaataaaagaagaaaagcaaatCTAAAAAGAAGAGAAACTCAAATGTTgcttttctaattatttttagaaaaaaaaaaaaaaactattgaactAATAGATAACatgaattttttagaaaacaatAACCTAATTTCaagtaataaatatataatttttcaaacGAAAAAGAAGCTAAATATAGAAATTTTGATAGAAGAAattaaggaagaa from Benincasa hispida cultivar B227 chromosome 10, ASM972705v1, whole genome shotgun sequence carries:
- the LOC120088885 gene encoding probable O-methyltransferase 3, translating into MGENLNELLQSQAHIWSHSLKFINSMSLKCAVELGIPDIIHSHGQPMSLSSLVAALHIEPTKAQCLGRLMRLLVHSGFFTTQTHDHENEEAEDLKYSLTPSSRLLLRHSRSTTFQAIPFLFLCLDKASIASWQCLSSWFCSSNNNGQHYSNAFEMANGKFIWNYAAQEPSFANLFQHTMVCDSEIIGKIVKEECGEVFEGLNSLVDVGGGVGVMGKAIVEAFPHITCTVFDLPHVISNQLLQTQTNLRFVGGDMFEENIPPANAVLLKWVLHNWNDEQSIKILKKCKDAIPSRERGGKLVIIDMVMENKTEDRESTETQLFFDVLMMVNLNGKERTEREWKNLFMKAGFSDYKIISKLGLRSLIEVYP